From Natator depressus isolate rNatDep1 chromosome 7, rNatDep2.hap1, whole genome shotgun sequence, the proteins below share one genomic window:
- the PYROXD2 gene encoding pyridine nucleotide-disulfide oxidoreductase domain-containing protein 2, with amino-acid sequence MAVGRGLGRAWAGCSRQGRRLAHAGARGQLQREYDAVVIGGGHNGLVAAAYLQKSGVRTAVLERRHLLGGAAVTEEIVPGFKFSRASYLLSLLRPQISTELELQRHGLRVYARDPYSFTPMLEDGQARRSLLLGHDMADTQRQIAQFSSKDAQAYPKYEAFLSRLVSALDPLLDAAPVDPATWSQGPLLQRLRALRGLQPLLRAGLALGKQLPQYYQVLTAPITRILDLWFESEPLKATLATDAVIGAMASPHTPGSGYVLLHHVMGELEGRKGAWGYVAGGMGGVSQAIASAAAAHGADIFTEKPVARVLLGPRGEAQGVVLQDGTEVKSKLVLSNASAQLTFLQLVPQGQLPEEFLQRVAQFDTRSPVTKINVAVDRLPSFVAAPNAGDGRLLPHHQCSIHLNCEDTHLLHRAFQEASSGEPSTRPMIELCIPSALDPTLAPRGCHVVSLFTQYTPYALAGGRPWDEQEQNAYADRVFDWVEAYAPGFKASVIGRDILTPPALEKIFGLPGGNIFHGAMSLDQLYFARPVPSYSGYRSPIPGLYLCGSGAHPGGGVMGAPGRNAASVALEDFKHV; translated from the exons ATGGCCGTCGGGCGcgggctgggcagggcctgggctggctgcagccggCAGGGCCGGAGGCTGGCTCACGCCGGGGCCAGGGGCCAGCTGCAGCGGGAGTACGACGCCGTGGTGATAGGGGGAG GGCACAACGGGCTGGTTGCA GCTGCCTACCTGCAGAAGTCGGGCGTGCGGACAGCCGTGCTGGAGCGGCGTCACCTTCTGGGAGGCGCTGCGGTCACAGAGGAGATTGTCCCAG GCTTTAAGTTCTCCAGAGCGTCCtacctgctcagcctgctgcggCCGCAGATCTCCAcggagctggagctgcag CGGCATGGTCTGAGGGTCTACGCCCGTGACCCCTACTCCTTCACCCCCATGCTGGAGGATGGGCAAGCCCGGCGCTCGCTCCTGCTGGGCCACGACATGGCGGACACCCAGCGGCAGATCGCTCAGTTCTCCTCCAAGGACGCACAG GCCTATCCAAAGTACGAGGCATTCCTGAGCCGCTTGGTGTCGGCCCTTGACCCGCTGCTGGACGCCGCGCCGGTGGATCCCGCCACCTGGAGCCAGGGCCCCCTGCTGCAGCGGCTCCGCGCCCTGCGaggcctgcagcccctgctgcggGCGG GCCTGGCGCTCGGGAAGCAGCTGCCCCAGTATTACCAAGTGCTCACGGCCCCAATCACCAGG atCTTGGATCTCTGGTTCGAGTCGGAGCCCCTGAAAGCGACCCTGGCTACGGATGCAGTGATCGGCGCCATGGCCAGTCCCCACACGCCCGGCAGCGG GTACGTGTTGCTGCACCACGTGATGGGCGAGCTGGAGGGGCGGAAGGGGGCCTGGGGCTACGTGGCAGGCGGCATGGGAGGGGTGTCCCAGGCCATCGCCAGCGCAGCTGCTGCCCACGGGGCAGACATCTTCACCGAGAAG CCGGTCGCCCGCGTGCTGCTGGGCCCCCGCGGGGAGGCGCAGGGTGTCGTCCTGCAGGACGGGACCGAGGTGAAGAGCAAACTGGTTCTGTCCAACGCGTCCGCTCAGCTCACGTTCCTGCAGCTCGTTCCCCAG GGGCAGCTGCCGGAGGAGTTCCTCCAGCGAGTGGCGCAGTTCGACACGCGCTCCCCCGTCACCAAGATCAACG TGGCTGTGGATCGGCTGCCCAGCTTCGTGGCTGCGCCCAACGCCGGTGATGGCCGCCTGCTGCCCCATCACCAGTGCTCCATCCACCTGAACTGCGAGGACACGCACCTCCTCCACCGCGCCTTCCAGGAGGCCAGCAGTGGGGAGCCGTCCACCAG GCCCATGATCGAGCTGTGCATCCCCTCTGCTCTGGACCCCACGCTGGCTCCCCGGGGCTGCCATGTGGTCTCTCTCTTCACGCAGTACACCCCATACGCACTGGCCGGCGGGCGGCCGTGGGACGAGCAGGAGCAGAACGCGTACGCCGACAGGG TGTTTGACTGGGTCGAGGCCTACGCGCCAGGCTTCAAGGCGTCCGTCATCGGCAGAGACATCCTGACGCCGCCGGCTTTGGAGAAGATCTTTGGGCTGCCCGGAGGG AATATATTCCACGGTGCGATGTCTCTGGACCAGCTGTATTTTGCCCGACCCGTGCCCTCGTACTCTGGCTACAGGTCCCCGATCCCAGGCCTGTACCTCTGCGGCAGTGGTGCCCACCCCG GTGGGGGAGTGATGGGCGCTCCAGGCCGCAATGCAGCCAGCGTGGCCCTCGAGGACTTCAAGCACGTGTGA